One Caldilineales bacterium genomic region harbors:
- a CDS encoding phage head closure protein — protein MQAGRLRHRLAIRQPTISRNEVGEEIITWATLATVWGRIEALRGEEQLAAKQLTAEIVARATLRYRADVSTDMRIQYDSSEYDIDAVLADPLKTSLTLTLTAPAP, from the coding sequence ATGCAAGCCGGCCGTCTTCGCCATCGCCTGGCCATTCGCCAGCCCACCATCAGCCGTAACGAAGTGGGCGAAGAAATCATCACCTGGGCGACCCTGGCCACCGTCTGGGGCCGCATCGAAGCCCTCCGAGGCGAAGAACAACTCGCCGCCAAACAACTCACCGCCGAAATCGTGGCCCGCGCCACCCTTCGCTACCGCGCCGATGTCAGCACTGACATGCGCATCCAATACGACAGCAGCGAATACGACATCGATGCTGTTCTGGCCGACCCGCTCAAAACCAGCCTTACCCTTACCCTCACCGCTCCCGCTCCCTGA